GGGCCGCCTCATGGGCCGGGACACGGCAGTTGAGCGTGGCCGGACGGTCGTCGTACTCCGCCGGAAGCATGTCGAACACCTCGAGGGCGGGCGGGTCCATGTGCATCAGCCCGCTGTCGAGGTCCCAGTCGAAGGCTCCCATGCCGTTGAGGGCCAGGGTCAGGTCCGGGTGGGCGGGCCAGTCGTCCGGCACCGACACGGTGGGCCGCTTCGCTCCCCGGTCAGCCATGTCGTCACTTTGCCACATTCACCCGGATTGCGGCGTCTTCAGTCCCTTCACCCGATCGGGCTGCGACGGCAGCCGTCGCCACACTGACTCTGCTCTCAGTTTGCCCGCATTCCCGCTCCCTGATGCTGGCCACATCAGGCCAATACGCACCCCGCCTTCCCCCAACCGTTGCGATGTTCTCAACACGCCTGTTACGGTCCCGGACCATGAAGGACACCCCCGGAGACCGGGTCACCGACGACGCCGGAGAGGTCACGGACCGTGTCCGGCAGGTGATCGGCCGGCTCGGCTGCAGCCATCGCGAGTTCGCCCGCCGGATCGTGATGGACCCCTCGAAACTGTCCAGGTCACTGGGGGGCACCCGGCGTTTCACGCTGGCCGAGATCGTGCGGATCGCCGATATCGGCGCGGTCGACACCGGCTGGCTGCTCGGGGCCCCGGAGCGGCCCTCGGCGCCGCCCGGCCGCGAGCCGGCCGCCGTGCCCGAGGGCGGCCGGCCCCTGCAGATCGTGCGGGAGACCGTCCGGCTGATCGCCGAGCACGGCTTCCACGGCGTACGGGTCGCCGATATCGCCGCCGCCTGCGGTACCAGCCCGGCCGCCGTCCACTACCACTTCCCCGGCCGCGACGAGCTGCTGGAAGCGGCCGTGCGCTGGTGCATGGACGAGGACACCGAGCGCCGCGCCGCGGGGCTGGCCGCGGCCCCCGACGCCCGCGGCGAGCTGCTGCATCTGATCGCGCTGCAGACCCCGCGCACCGATCAGCAGCGCCGCCAGTGGCTGGTCTGGCTCGATCTGTGGGCCCAGGCCGCCCGCTCCACCGCCGTGGGGCGGCTGCACGAGCACTACTACCGGCAGTGGCGCACCACCGTCGCCGAGGTCGTACGCCGCGGCGTCGACCAGGGCGTCTTCCGCACCGTCGATCCGGAGTTCACCGCGCTCCGGCTGACCGCCCTGATCGACGGCCTGGCCACGCAGGTGCTCGCCACCGCTCCGGACAGCACCGGCCCCGACACCATGCACACCGCGCTGCTGGCCTTCGTGGAGAGCGAGCTCACCCCCGCCTCCGCGGTCTGACGCCGCCGTTCCCCGCCGAGCCCGAGGCACCCACCCCCATCGAAGGGATCCCCGTGAATCACGAGGTCATCATCACCTGCGCGCTCACCGGCGCCGGCGACACCGTCCGCCGCTCCCCGCACGTCCCCGTGACGCCCGAGCAGATCGCCGCATCGGCCGTCGAGGCGGCAGCCGCGGGCGCCGCGGTGGTGCACATCCACGTCCGCGATCCGGAGACCGGCGATCCGTCGCGCGACCCGCGGCTGTACGCCGAGGTGGTCGAGCGGATCAAGGAGACCGGCACCGACGTCGTCATCAACCTCACCGCCGGCATGGGCGGCGACCTGGTGATCGACCCCGACGCCCCGCTGCGGCAGCTGCCCGGTACGGACCTGGTGAGCGGTCTGGAGCGGCTGCCGCATGTCGAGGAACTGCTGCCCGACATCTGCACTCTGGACTGCGGCTCCCTCAACTTCGGTGACGGCTCCAACCTCTATGTCTCCACCCCCGACATGCTGCGGGCGGGCGCGAAGCGCATCCAGGAGCTCGGGGTGCGGCCCGAGTTGGAGATCTTCGACACCGGTCAGCTGTGGTTCGCCAAGCAGCTGCTGGCCGAGGGACTGCTGGACGACCCGACCGTCTTCCAGCTGTGCATGGGCATCCCGTGGGGCGCGCCGGCCGACCCCGGGGTACTGCAGTCGATGGTGCGGATGCTGCCCGAGGGCGCCCAGTGGGCGAGCTTTGCGCTCGGCAGGATGCAGATGCCGTGGGTCGCCCAGTCGATCCTCCTCGGCGGGCATGTGCGGGTGGGCCTGGAGGACAACCTGTACCTCAGCAAGGGCGTCAAGGCCACCAACGGGCAGCTCGTCGAACGCGCCGTCCAGATCACCGAGTTGCTCGGCGCC
This genomic stretch from Streptomyces nigrescens harbors:
- a CDS encoding TetR/AcrR family transcriptional regulator: MKDTPGDRVTDDAGEVTDRVRQVIGRLGCSHREFARRIVMDPSKLSRSLGGTRRFTLAEIVRIADIGAVDTGWLLGAPERPSAPPGREPAAVPEGGRPLQIVRETVRLIAEHGFHGVRVADIAAACGTSPAAVHYHFPGRDELLEAAVRWCMDEDTERRAAGLAAAPDARGELLHLIALQTPRTDQQRRQWLVWLDLWAQAARSTAVGRLHEHYYRQWRTTVAEVVRRGVDQGVFRTVDPEFTALRLTALIDGLATQVLATAPDSTGPDTMHTALLAFVESELTPASAV
- a CDS encoding 3-keto-5-aminohexanoate cleavage protein, coding for MNHEVIITCALTGAGDTVRRSPHVPVTPEQIAASAVEAAAAGAAVVHIHVRDPETGDPSRDPRLYAEVVERIKETGTDVVINLTAGMGGDLVIDPDAPLRQLPGTDLVSGLERLPHVEELLPDICTLDCGSLNFGDGSNLYVSTPDMLRAGAKRIQELGVRPELEIFDTGQLWFAKQLLAEGLLDDPTVFQLCMGIPWGAPADPGVLQSMVRMLPEGAQWASFALGRMQMPWVAQSILLGGHVRVGLEDNLYLSKGVKATNGQLVERAVQITELLGATVATPDQARARLGLKPRA